The nucleotide sequence AAATCTGCAAAAAGAGAACTTATTAGCGTACCTATATATAATGAACCCTTTCGACCCAGATTATGTTGGATTCTAAATTCAATTTTCCCGTCAGCTTGAATAACTTTATTAATAAAATTGGATGCAGAAAACCATAACTTTAATACATCTACAATACTTTCTGCATCATTTTTTCCGTGAATAAAAGAAATCGCATCTCTCATCCCTGTATAACATGAGGTCTTTGCTGCTCTTACCAAGTCATCGTCTGCAACATGTTCAAAGATATTTCGCACAAAAGGCTTTTGCAAAAAAACAAATCCTATGTCACTTACAAATTGATCCCATGATACATATTTTCTAAGTATATTGTTTATTATTGCTGATACTGTTTTATCTTCAGTGGACGCTTGAAATTCAATTTTCTCATAGATTTCAGTTGGTATACGTATTGCGGTATTAGTCAAACCAAGTTAAAAGCGGAAAATGTTGTAATTGCTTTGGACATTGGTTTTTCATTTTTGATTTCTGCTGAGCCAATCTAAATTTAAATACGTAATTGTCAATTTTTTGGTTACCTTGTTTCATTTGAAACTAGATATTTCTTTTTCATCTTATTCGATGTTTAGATTCAAATTTTTGTAAAAAGAATAAGAAATAACAAGTATCTATAAAGAATTTAATTACTATTATTAATAGTGTTTCAAAAAAACAATTACCTATGATAGACCGAATAATTGTGATTTGATTAGTAATGGATGAAGTTGCAGCATTAATGATGTATTACGGTAAAATATTTAGGTCCACAGAAACTACTGAACAGATTTCAAAACATAGCGAACATGAAATAAAACATAGAATATTAGAAACACAGTTGGCTAGACTAGGAGCAATTCTCTTAATTATAGGATTTGTAATACAAATAATAGGCAATGCAATCAATATTAAAATCTAATAGACCTGAATTCCGATCTGATAGATAAAAAAAAATTAATCTCTTCAATGTCAATATCTAGAGATATAGCCAATCAGTCAATTGCCTCAAAGATCGTATCAGTCATTTAATTAACTGAGGTTGTGCGTAATGCACAAAGTGATTAGATGAGATGCAAGCTTACATCTATGGTGATGGTGGTGATGAGGAAGAGTTTGTCACAAATTGTATTGCCCCCATTTTTTGTAGCATCTCCATAATTTCAATAACGTCTTGGTGCTCTACAATTGTTCCATTCTCAGCTATAGTGTATAGATCAGCTGTTTGAAATGATAATACTTTACCTGTTGGAGGTATTCCTGGAGCAAATAAAAACGGTCCTTCATGAGTGCCCGTTGTATTAGTAAATACTAATACCCTGTCAGCTTCACCAATTATTTCATTTATGGTTGTTTTAAAGTCTGGAAATGCTGTTTGAAGTGCCATAAGAAAACCTTTTGTTGCCTCTACTCCGTGGCCGGCACCAGGTCTATTCTCTTTAATATCTTTTGCAACAAGTATATCTATTGCTGTGAAATTTCTGTCATTGAAAGCATTGGTTAAGTTAACAACTATGTCCTTTGTTTTTTTCAATTTCGAAGTTTGTTTGAGAAGAATCAATGTTTTGAGAATAAACAGCAGGCATACAGGTTATTAACAAAGACAATACGAACAAAAACCCTAATGTAAAATAACGCATACAAAGATGCTTCAGTAATAGTTAGTGAACTTTATGAATAGGAAGGCGATTCGAAACATTAAACGCCAATATTCCGATTTTCCAATCTTTTTATAATCCGCGGATTTTATCGATTCTGAGTTTAATCAATTAGGTTTTTTCTTTGCTTGAATGTAAAATTGATCTTCTTTTTCCTCAAACGAACCTTGGAGATTAAGGAAATCAAGAAATATTCCCAGTCATTTAGAATACAGCGTTCTTGATACAGGAGCGTTTAAAGCAATAAGGAAATTAGTTATTGGGGCATATTGATATTATTTATTAATATTCATGAAATTAAGTATTTACACTTAATTGTTATCGCTTGATCCTTCATCACTACTGCTTGATCCTTCATCACTACTGCTTGATCCTTCATCACTACTGCTTGATCCTTCATCATTATTAGGTTGTTCTTCAGTATTCTCATTATTTTCTTGCTGTCCAGATTCTTCATTTTCTACGCCATTACCTTCAGTAGTCTCTTCAGCTGGTGGATCAGTCCAATTATCTATATTATCATAATCGTTATTTGATGCGTCATTATCATTATTATTTGGCTTGGAATAGTCAATGCCTTCACTACCGCTAGTACAGGTGTGATCTTTACTTGCTTCAATTGGAGTGCATGGGTTACTTCCCTTATCATTGTCATTGTTGTCCGTCACTCTTTCACAATCTCCACTTGGACTACGATGAAATCCATCTGGACATCGTTCCATTCCAGATGTGTCCGTCACTCTTTCACAATCTCCACTTGGACTACGATGAAATCCATCTGGACATCGCGAATTATTATCACTAGTTACAGCATATAGGCTATTATAATCATTGTAATAGTTGCTGCTTTCACAGCCTATACCATCACCGTCTCTGTCAAAGTTATATGAGTCGCTGCTTCCAACTAGGAAGTTTCTTGCAGCAACATCACTACAATCCAAGTCACCACTCGTAGCACCGTTGTCGTTGTTTGATTTCTTGTCTTCATAGACTACCCCTTCTAACACAGTAACATTTTGAAAGGTATAGGACTGGTCAAACGTATTTAATTGATAATAAGCAATGCTGTTAATATCAGTTAATGGAATAACTAGCAATTCTTGATTTGGAATCACTGCATATTCTTTTGTCGCTTCGTCATTTGAAATAATAGTTTTCAAGTCTCTTAATTCTACAGAAAAAGAATTTTCTACTAAACCAGTAGTAAATAATGTAATTACAACGAATATTGGAATTAGAACGTATTTGATCATAACCATTTATAGGTAACATTAGTATATAAACATTCAAAACAACGAAGAAAACCAAAGATAATAAGTTTCAAAAATACAAAGCAGAAGAAAACGAAAATAGGGAATGGTACTATTACATGGCCAAGGACCGCTAAAGAGTAATAAATCCGATTTCAAAAGTGAGTATAATTGACAATATTTGCCACAATAAAACAATACCTATATAGCAGTCTGCATAACTATAATAATGTCTATTATATTTTATTCAATATATAAATTACCATTAATGGTTTTATCTATTATTTGTGCCTTAACTTTTTCACCATCTCTGACTGCCGTTCAAATATATGCTGAAAATCCGTACGACTCAGGCTACGATCATGGGTGTGATGACGCAGGAATATCGAGTGCATCTGATAGATACATAAATCAAGACGGTAAAGGTCCATCATTTCATACAGCTGATTTTATGAATGGCTATAATTCAGGGGTTAGTACATGTTCATCGTCTGGCAATGATTACAATCCGCCATCAGGGAACAACGGACAATCTGCATCTAGGTCCAATCAACCTAGCTCTGAGGAATGTGTGAATGATGTAAATGAATTCGGCGAATTCGCTTCCAATTTTCTACCGGGATCAAAAGTAGTTACAAAGTTTGGAGCCAAATTAGTCTGTTAAAAGAATTAGGAATAACTTGAGAGGATTTCAATTTCTCGTATCATAATTTTATTATTACAGGCAAATTTTTCATACTTCGACTTGTTAGTAACTTAGGTTAATAGCACCATACTATTTAGGGATGGTTTAATGATTCGAAGCATTGTTAAAAACCAGGATTTCTATTTCTGTATGCGGGTATCAAATATGGGCAGCACGTGGATCTACCGCTTCTGTTATGAATTTGTGTAAAGAAATAAGCAACTCCTAACCAATCCCTTACACTCATTAATTTAACCAAAGTTACGGGCATAAGGGAGCTAATGCTGATATCGGGTCTTAAAAATAGATTCTAATATAATAGAACACTAGAATAATATAAAGATTTTATCATAATTACGATGAATTTGATGCATGTACGTAAAAGGGATCATTTAAGTCTATTGCTAATCAAAATGATATGAAATAACTTGCTTATTGACAACGAATGGATTTCTTAGGAATAGGTCCACAGGTTTAGTAATAGGTATGATATAAGTCTAAATTAATCGACAATCTCTAATCGAGTGTTTTATTGTTTGCAAGTTCGATAATTATAATTGGCTATAAATAGCACAGATTACTGCAATCCTCAATTTTTATTTTTGTATTATTACATTGATGCTTCGTTATTTACCATCTAAAAAAGGAATGCGAAAACAAAAAGATATAGATAGATAAACAGTTTCTATATTTAACGATTGAGTTATAGAGGTGTCTAATTTCACACCAAATGATTTTCACTTACTAGCGGTTAATGCTGGGATTATAGGATCGATTTTCATCTTTTTCTCTATTGCAGTACAGCTTCCTCCTACAACTATTTTTGATATAGATTCCGAAAAATGCTCTTTTGGATTTGAGCTTACTAGTGAGCAGGCTCAAATTTCTGTGGTGATTTCTGTTGGTATACTGATAATACCCTTTTCAGTTTCCTCGATTCTTATTATTTCACATGTTAGGATTGCAAGTTTATTTACAAACATTGGCTTTGCACTAGTTATTACGACTACGATTTTGATTATAAGTTCGCTCTCCTGTAGAATACCTTCTACTTTCTTTAATGTTTTGATGGTTTTGCCCGCAGTATTATCTATTTTAGTTGTAATTCTATTATTTTATTTTAGGCAAAAAAACCCCATGTTTAAGTCCTAGAAAATATTAATAAGTAGTCATATTAGTGTTATATCTTGGCAGCAAAGCATTTTACGAAAGATGGTGCCAAAAGAATTGGTGAGTCTTTAGGTATTGATTGGACAAAATTTGATGTAGAGCAATTTAGAATGGGGTTGGATGTAGAATTAGAACACGGAAGTCGCGAATTATCAACTAATGTAACACACGATGATGAAATAACAACTGGAAAGATTGCACTGGCACATTTAAATGAATTTCCTGACTATTATACACGACTGCAAAAAATGGAAAGTCAAGCAAAAGAAGAGCAGTTATAAAATGATTATTAATATTTACATTTAATTGCAAAAAATTAAAAATATTTAATGATATCGATGTTCTAGTTTGTGTTGGATGTACCTTGCTAAAATCAGCAGCATCTTATTAAAATGGTATTCACATATTTTTCCCATTCTAAGAACGTCATTCTGTAGATAATTTTCATTTCTTACTAATGGTAATACATTTTTTATCTTAGGTTTAATTTTGCAAGGTCAATATAACAACTATAGCAAACATCCCAAGTCATCTTCCAATAGTTTATTTTACTATCTTTTTTCATTTATGCTGACAAGAAATAATGTTACTCTTGTTTATACTTTTTTATAAAGATTCATTTTATATCAATAATTGATTTTTTAACTGTATTTTTGCGATAAGGAGATCGCTTGGTTCTTTTATTCTTTTTTATGGGCATTTAACTTTTTATTAAAAAAAAGTTAAACTTGTAGAGGAATTAGTTACCTTGATGGACTGTGGAGATGCACACCCTGCAAAGTTGAATTCATTTTAATAAATTTTATAGACTATGGTCAGAGTATATTAGCCCTTCCTACTTCATAAACGTTATAAGCATTCAAGATAGTATGATTATAATGAATTTTACAAGAAATTCAAAGAACCGTTCTTTGTCGATGATAGTAGTAGCATCGCTGTTTATAATTATCACTACGAGTACATTGACCCCATCAATGACAATAATACCCAGTGCCCATGCTCAATTTGGAAGTATGGCTACACTTCAAAATACCCCTTCAACTTATGCTGTTAGTATAATCCCCGGAGCTGCTCAAAGAGATAGTCCGAATCACTATTACCCACCTGCAATTAGTGTTCCTGTTGGGACTACTGTAGCATGGTTTAACAATGATTATGGTCAGCCTCACACAGTTACAAGTGGTGCCCCCAACGCATCTGATGCTGGTTCAATTTTCAATTCTGGAATAATGCCACCAACTGCAAACGCATTCTTTCAATACACATTTGAAAATCCCGGAGATTACATATATCACTGTATTATTCATCCTTGGAGACAAGCAATAGTATCAGCAAGTGACTCTTATGAAAATGGTCAGTATATTAAAATGTCATCAGGTGTTGGATCTCTATTCAACCTCACAGAGAACTTTAGGACACTTGTTGACTTTGAACCACTAACAGTGCCTCTAGATGGAACAACCCCTATCGCATATAATATCACTATATCAAAGGACAATAATAATACAATCTTCACAGATACATTTGTTACAAATGGCGAGTCGTTACCCTTGGAATTAATAAAGAGCAATAATAACGAAACAAACGTATATGGTCCTGATTTTAGCAGCACGGGAGCATATCACGTTGATGCACCGTTCTTAGAAGGGGACGGCAACTACACAATAAGAGCAGAAGTGACAGCCGTTAATTCCATACAGCCTGTAACAACAATAGTGGATGAGTTTACTTTACGAACTGTGAAATAATAAATAATGATACATCTAGCTCTGGCTCCTTATTTATTCACATTGACAGTAGTCTCACCTTTTTTATGAGTATGGTTTATCGTAACTTCAGGCGACATATTATGAATCTAAAACAAAATATTGTATGATTCCTTCAAACTATTTTTATGGTCAATACCAAAAGTTAGCCTTTTACAATAGTTTGATAACCTTATAAAGTGTTAGCAGAATGAAAAAGTATTGCTGTATAGAATTGCATCAACTGGAGGATGATTCTTTGGAGAGAGGGTTTGGACTCAACATAATAGAAAAGAACAAAGTAGAGATATTCTGTATGGATGATGCAGGTTTCCCTAAACGCATAGACGAATATACATTTAATTTCTGTCCCTTTTGTGGTAATAAACTGTAATATGACTATCATTACATATCATCTCAAATACTGAAAATCCCCAAGGGAGCATAGCCAGATTAATTCTGAACCAACCTTGATTACTGTATCATCAACAATCAACAATATATTCTGAAATCTTTTTTCTTTTTGTTGAGATCTTTTGGGGATTGTATTTTTGAACCCATTTCTAGATTGTTACATGACTTCTCTTGACTATGTGCAGATAAGAGAGTGCCTTGGAAACACTCATGGTTGAAAGTCCAAGAAAATACCAATATGATCCATAGCAATATCTAATCAAAGTGTTCTGTTTCTTTTATTGTACATATCACTCATGAAGGACCGTTTTTATTTGCTCCAGGAATACCTCCAACAGGTAAAGTATTATCATTTCAAACAACTGATATGTATAGAATTGAAAATGGAAAGATTGTAGAACACCAAGACATAATTGAAATTATGGACATGCTTCGAGAAATGGGTGCCATCCAGTTTACCAACACCTCTTCTTTATCGACGTCATTAGAGAACTCAACTGCTCATTTATTTCAATCCCACAAATAAGAATAATTAAAACAGGTCAGGTAATACGGTTCTGACTCTGCGTACTGAAGGTTATTTTATGAAATACTATTAATAGCGTATTTAAAGAATATTAAATATGTTAGATGTTATAGTTATGATTGGATTGATAGTCGATATTATTGCAGCGTTTATGATGTATTATGGAAAAATATTTAGATCAACAGAAACAATTGAGTTAATGTCAAAACATAACAAACATGAAATTAAACATCGAATATTAGAAACACAACTAGCTAGATTGGGTTCAATCCTATTAATCGTGGGATTTATAATTCAGGTAATAGGTTATGCGGTTTATAAAGACGTATAAAACGTTATCGATTTAATCTTAAGGATGATTTTGCAAATCTTTGATTTGAGGTTACAATTTTGAGATAAGAAGAAATGTAAAAAATAACATAAGAAAATTCAAACTAGATGAAATCAGTTATGCTCCAGATTTACTAAGACATGGTGATATAGTTGGAAGAAGAGTTATAATTCCATGATCTCACTAATTTTATTTTTCCAAAAGAAAGTATATCTCCAACGATTGTATCTCCAAGAGTAATTAATGCAAATCCAAACGCCAGAGAGAGCATTGGAACATATTTGGTTCTTTTATATATGCTCTAAATGCTAAGTAAACTAGTATAAATTTAACAGAAAAGTGTGAATTAATACAATGCCGCCTAATAGATTCATCGGTTAATTAATCTAATCTGAGATTAAATAATTGTCCATATTAGTTTTAAGAAAGACTTGCGTGTTAATTTTAGACTAATCAATTGAAAGGTAATCTTTCCAAGTTTGTTATAAATATTTATGCAAATTCTCAATACTTATCTTATGAAAAAGATATTGAAGAAAACAGTTTTGTCAATCTTATTATTTTCCTCCTTAGGTATTATTTCATCATCTTTTGGCCAAATTTTTGCTCAAAGTTCTCATTCTGAAGCAGATTCGACTCCTATCGGCGCTGTTATAATCATGACTTCTGATGATCAAGGGAATCCAATGGTTAATCCTGAAAAGACTACAATAAAACAGGGTGATGAAATACTAGTATTAAATAATTTAACTAAAACTCAAACATTTACCAATGGAAATGGAACTGGAGACCCTATGGATGCAAAGGTGTTTACTGTAGATATATCTCAGAACAGTTTTGCAGAATATTTAGCCTCAACCGCAGGTAATTATTCATTCTATTCAAAAAATGATCCTAACCTCAATGGGGAATTAATCGTTTTGCCTTAATTATATCGAGTTTATTACTTCCATATTTCTTCATATTTTTCGAATAGTGTTCCTAAAGGAACGTTTTGGATCGATATAGATGATAATAAATTGGATGTGTATCGACCATCTGAATATATATTTCTCGGTTATCAATACTACAAACAGTATGTAAACACTATGTCAGACACATAAGCCGTTTTGAAGTGCACGTTGATCTCTATCGCTTTTAGTGTCCGTGCTTGAGCCTGATTGATTGCGTGCGTTACAATTGAACTGTATTCAAAGGTTATGGTAACAGTCAATTAAACAATGTAAGTAAACATTCCAATTAGCGAGTATGATTAGTAAACTAGATAATTAATATTTTATAATTTATTGTCATGTTTTCATGTAGAAACCTCTAAGTATTATGTCAATTTGTCGAGAAACAACTTAATAAAAATAACATTAATCTAAACTAGAAAAAACCTGTTAATCCAATTTTTTAGTAATTATAAATGGCGTACTTCTATAGTGAAATAGATTGTTTGTAAATAATTTCTAATTATAGTTATTTTTTATCTTTTAGTTTATTAACCTGTTTTTCTCTACTTTGTTCTTTTGCAGATGAAGGATTAGGAAATTTATTTAACCAGTGGTTTGTCATTCTTTGGTTACTCTTTACAGACTCTTTATACAAATCTGTCATTCTTTCGGTATTTACTGCCAATTCTTTATACAATTCTGACATTTTTTCTGAGCTTTTAATATACTCTTTGTATATTTCAGTCATGGATGTAATATACTGAATATATTCATTATACATTTCACCCCAGGCCAGAGGAGAATTTTGTTGCCACAAATTCGCAATCGATCTAAACTGATTAGGATTGTTCATGTTTCGCTCCTCGTTGTTGTTGTTGTTGTTATTGGTATTGTTTTTTCCCTTTCCTTGATTTTCCATAATAATCACAGATACTCAATATTCAGAGATCTAATATTTTACAGTTATTGGCTTGATTTGTAACCTATCTAGGTTGGATGAAATTTCATAATAAAGTTTTGATAAAGGAGTATAAACCTGATACGATTGCTAATGATTAAATCGCCTTTTCAAAATATGATGAATTTAAGAATATTTTACCGGTAATAACTAATTAAGAATCTATTTTGTTGAAATCTTAATAATACCTATGATGAATAATTGATCAGGTTTACGAGAGGTCATATTCAGTAAAGGACATGGATCTTTTTATTAACTTTGGACAGATTAATCTATTTGGAAATACTCTTAACATTTTTGATTACGAATTTATTAAATGTTCCAAGAAACAGTCATAACTTTAACGGTGATTCAGTTTGGGCCCAAGGGGGCTAATACCGATATCGGTTCTTTGATATAGATTCTAGCAAGATTAGTAATTAGAGATATATAAAGATATTAACCCGCGATTGTGATGACCGAAAGATATCGAATACAAATTTGGAATAAATTGAGTCATTTCATAAAATTGCATAAAATTTCTATATTATTAAGACATTAAAAATACTATTATAATATTCAATTATTTTTAGCATATCAGGTTTTTAAAAAGGCGAAATGATGTTGATTCATTTAATTCCGTTCATCTACCAGGTACTTTTGACGATTGACACTGTGCTCGAAATCGACAACTCAAAAGGTCTGGTCATGAAATTTGGAAATTAAATATGATGTTACATCTAGTTTTATTTTCAATAATGAGTTTGAATAAAATTTTAGTCTCCATTATGTACTAAATAGTAATTCAAATTTTGACTATTTTGATTTTCAATAGAGCACAAATTATATTATTTGAAAGAGTAACTCAAACGCAAATGGAAAAACTTATACTCATCTTAATTGCAAAGATTTTTAATAACGATAGTTTTAGTTGAATGGTCAAATAATTCTTGTTCGATTTTTATAATATTGCATTATTCTTTGCGCATCGACGTCAGAGACTATTTATATAATTATTAATTAGAATCAAAGCCAATTAACTGATATAGAGGATCAATTAAAATAAATGGCCAACTCTTTATTAGCTTCATTATTTAAAAGGAGAAACTAATAACACGCTAAGGTTTCAGGTTGTAGGAATAGAAGAGATCGTCAGCACTTTAGTCATTTTGTAATTTTCTAACGGCTCATATAAGAAAAGATTGTGTATAATTAACTTAAACCCATAATTTTTCAATTATAGGCCAAACTGATTTGAAGGTAGATGAAACGGAGCCGATATTTGATAACGTTGTATTTAACTTTTCACCTATAGTTCTCAACAACGATTTCTTTCGATTTTGAGTTGGTAGATTTGCTTGTTCTATTATTTCTCCCAATAGTTCCAAAACCTCTTCCTTTCTCTCACTAGTGATCTCAGACGGTTGTATTTTGTGAATATTTTCTAATAATTTCTCAAATGCTAACGACAAATCCTTATCTTCTAACTGCTTCACCTTGATTATTCCAGCCGCTTTGGAGCCTCTGGTTGCAATAATAGAATTACTACTATTAATTACATCTCCACTTTCAGTCATAGCCAAATGAATATTAGATGCCTTAAAATTCTTTATGATTTCAAGTATTCCTTCGTTATTTTTAGGAGTTATCTTGTTTGAATTTAAGAGATTATTATAAGAAGTCCATGCATGAGTAATCAGATTGTTTTGAAACTCTAATAACTTTATAAAAACAACTTTTTCATCAATATTTTCATCAATATTACTATCATTATCACTCATAGGAACAAGGGTACCTCATTTTAAATTTTTCTTATCTATTATACTAAGGAGTCTTACGATTTCGTCCTTGTGATACGAATTTTCAGCTAAACTAGAGATCTCTAGAGCTTTTAATAAATACTGCCTTGATTCATCTACGAGTCCTATATCAATTAGAACTCTTGATAGTAAGACCAATGTATCGATTGAGCCATGTTTATCACCAATTCGATGCTGAAGTTCCATTGTTTCTAATAACGTAGAAATGGATTCTTGGTATTTCCTTTTCTTATACGCAATTTGAGCCATTATAAATCGAACGCTAGCTTCCTCCCTTACGTTCCCTATTTCAAGAGTCGCATCTAAAGATTTGTTGGAATAATCTTCTGCTTCTGGTAATCTGTCAGTTACCATATATAGAAATGCTAGATTTTTATAAAGTTGTTGTAAGGCCAAATTATCTTCAATTTCTAGCGATAGTTTTATTGATTTCTTTAAATAATCTTCTGCCTCTATATCTTTCTTTTTAATAAGCATGATTTGTGATAAATTGTTATATACTCTTATCAGCGCGAATTTATCTTGTGTCTCTTCCAATACATCAATGGACTTTCTAAATAGTCTTTCTGCCATCTCATATTGACCAAGATAAACATAATGATTACCCAGACTAATGATAATACTAGCTCTAATGGATTTGTTTTCTACTTCATCCGAAATTGCTAAAGCTTTATTATAATATTCTAACGCCTTTTCTTTTTCTCCCTGAACCTGATACGCGAAACCCAAATTGGCAAACGCAGATGCTTGTCCTTCTGTAAAGCTATTTTTTTGAGAAAGATCGCTGGCGAGTTCAAATACTATTCGAGCATCTTCATAACGATGGAGTTCTGCAAATGTAGATCCGAGATTATTAAGCAGAGTTATTATTTTTTTTTCATCACTTATTGGAATAGTGGCTGCCTCTTCATATTTTTCTAGGGATTGTTCTAATTTGCCCTCGATTCTTAGCGAATTACCTATTTGAAATAATTCTTCAAATTTGTTTTCTATTTCAATCTCATTAGGCAAGGATTATCATTATTATGATTCTAAGTTAAAAACTTTGACTAATACCGTATTACCGTTACGATTACAGAATAAATCATAAAAGCTAAAATTCAATTATTAAGATAAAAAGATTTATTGAATTAGTTATTGTACCACTTTTATTGACAGCATAATAATTTTTCTAGTCACGTAATCTTGGTTTTTTGTATTTCATGGGAAGATAATACCACAATGAATATGCTTGTATTTACTAAAAGTAAAAAAAATATCGACTCAGAGTGACGTTCGATGTTGGCATATATAAAAAATCATTTACAAAATAGATTATAATATTATTTTTTGTTAATTCGTATATTGGAGATTCAGGTTCTGACATCATGCTATTTGGAAACAACAGAGACCTGATTGAATTAGTAAAAATGATTAATCTAGAAACAACGATAGAGAACAACTGGCCACTATTTTAATTTCATTGACGTATCTGTCCAACAGATTTAAACTACGTACAGACTGAAGAAAAGGCATATCTAGCAGTCAAAAATGGAAACTGTCTTGCTTCCTGACTATTTCAAATGTAGCAGACCAGAAGAAAGAATATTTTATTACTCTTTGAATTACCCTATCTTTTGTTTAATTTTTATATAAATATCTAGTCTTTTAAAAAAAACAAATTTAAATAACCAAAATAATTCGGCTAAAGACAAATGGAGTTGACCAACCTTTACTGGGATCAAAAATTTGTAATATTAAGGATTCGTGGCAAGAATGACGTATAACCAAGGTTTACTCCAGGAATTTAAGAAAGTAGTTAAAAAGTAGTTTACCATAAACCTTTTCTACAATATATGACATCAATGGACGGGGTATTGTAGTTTCAATAACAATACTACTTTAGATCGAGTGGAATCCATGGTAAAAATACAGATATAACCATAGTGAAATAACGATAAGCAAAAAGAGAGAAGGCTCTACAAAATGCAGTGTCATTATTTTCCAAAATATGCCTTGACATCTGGTTTGAATAGATAGTAAATGATAATAGCATTGACTATTATAAACAGTATTGATCCTCCAGTTCCAATCATGATAGATACAAGACCTATAACTATTCCTAATGCAGATACGAGAATGGTTAAAATCCAAGCCCAGCTACGTCCATTCCACAGCCCATATGCCACAGCAAAATAAGATAATCCGATAATCACAAAGATACCTCCAAGTATTATGCCAAGTATTGGTATTATAAAGACTATAAAACCAAGTAGAATAGAGCCAATGCCACCTAGAACAGCAAGTATTGCAATAATCGTAACGCCAAAGGGTCTTTCTCTTTGCATTTTATATGTCTAGATAATATGACTTATTAAACTTAAATTAAACTTAGTGTCAAAATTTATTACGCTCCCTTGACGGAGCACATTATCAAAGATAATAAAA is from Candidatus Nitrosocosmicus arcticus and encodes:
- a CDS encoding ester cyclase, which translates into the protein MTHEGPFLFAPGIPPTGKVLSFQTTDMYRIENGKIVEHQDIIEIMDMLREMGAIQFTNTSSLSTSLENSTAHLFQSHK
- a CDS encoding tetratricopeptide repeat protein; the encoded protein is MPNEIEIENKFEELFQIGNSLRIEGKLEQSLEKYEEAATIPISDEKKIITLLNNLGSTFAELHRYEDARIVFELASDLSQKNSFTEGQASAFANLGFAYQVQGEKEKALEYYNKALAISDEVENKSIRASIIISLGNHYVYLGQYEMAERLFRKSIDVLEETQDKFALIRVYNNLSQIMLIKKKDIEAEDYLKKSIKLSLEIEDNLALQQLYKNLAFLYMVTDRLPEAEDYSNKSLDATLEIGNVREEASVRFIMAQIAYKKRKYQESISTLLETMELQHRIGDKHGSIDTLVLLSRVLIDIGLVDESRQYLLKALEISSLAENSYHKDEIVRLLSIIDKKNLK
- a CDS encoding cupredoxin domain-containing protein; translated protein: MNFTRNSKNRSLSMIVVASLFIIITTSTLTPSMTIIPSAHAQFGSMATLQNTPSTYAVSIIPGAAQRDSPNHYYPPAISVPVGTTVAWFNNDYGQPHTVTSGAPNASDAGSIFNSGIMPPTANAFFQYTFENPGDYIYHCIIHPWRQAIVSASDSYENGQYIKMSSGVGSLFNLTENFRTLVDFEPLTVPLDGTTPIAYNITISKDNNNTIFTDTFVTNGESLPLELIKSNNNETNVYGPDFSSTGAYHVDAPFLEGDGNYTIRAEVTAVNSIQPVTTIVDEFTLRTVK
- a CDS encoding DUF5661 family protein, coding for MLAAKHFTKDGAKRIGESLGIDWTKFDVEQFRMGLDVELEHGSRELSTNVTHDDEITTGKIALAHLNEFPDYYTRLQKMESQAKEEQL
- a CDS encoding ester cyclase, with the translated sequence MKKTKDIVVNLTNAFNDRNFTAIDILVAKDIKENRPGAGHGVEATKGFLMALQTAFPDFKTTINEIIGEADRVLVFTNTTGTHEGPFLFAPGIPPTGKVLSFQTADLYTIAENGTIVEHQDVIEIMEMLQKMGAIQFVTNSSSSPPSP